In Amycolatopsis endophytica, the following are encoded in one genomic region:
- the rpe gene encoding ribulose-phosphate 3-epimerase encodes MAHRPLIAPSILSADFARLGEEVHAISGTAGGGATRADWVHVDVMDNHFVPNLTLGLPVVQSLRKATDLPLDCHLMIEDPDRWAIGYAEAGAYNVTVHVEAAADPVMLAKNLRAAGAKAGLSVKPGTPLEDHLDTLKHYDTLLVMSVEPGFGGQSFIPDVLEKVRTARRLVDTGHLKLVVEIDGGINADTIEQAAEAGVDCFVAGSAVYGAEDPGKAVAALRDRAARAAH; translated from the coding sequence GTGGCCCACCGACCTCTCATCGCGCCGAGCATCCTGTCCGCGGACTTCGCCCGTCTGGGGGAGGAAGTCCACGCCATCAGCGGCACCGCCGGTGGCGGCGCCACCCGGGCCGACTGGGTGCACGTGGACGTGATGGACAACCACTTCGTGCCCAATCTGACCCTGGGCCTGCCGGTGGTGCAGTCCCTGCGCAAGGCCACCGATCTGCCGCTGGACTGCCACCTGATGATCGAGGACCCGGACCGCTGGGCGATCGGCTACGCCGAGGCCGGTGCCTACAACGTGACCGTGCACGTCGAGGCCGCCGCCGACCCGGTGATGCTGGCGAAGAACCTGCGGGCCGCGGGGGCGAAGGCGGGCCTGTCGGTCAAGCCGGGCACGCCGCTGGAGGACCACCTCGACACCCTCAAGCACTACGACACCCTGCTGGTGATGTCGGTCGAGCCCGGTTTCGGCGGCCAGTCGTTCATCCCGGACGTGCTGGAGAAGGTCCGCACCGCGCGTCGCCTCGTCGACACCGGGCACCTCAAGCTCGTCGTCGAGATCGACGGCGGCATCAACGCCGACACGATCGAGCAGGCGGCCGAGGCCGGCGTGGACTGCTTCGTCGCCGGATCCGCCGTCTACGGCGCCGAAGACCCCGGCAAGGCCGTCGCGGCCCTGCGTGACCGTGCCGCCCGCGCGGCACACTGA
- a CDS encoding riboflavin synthase, which produces MFTGIVEELGEITAVEQVPNAARLTARGPIVTSDAKHGDSIAVSGVCLTVVDVFGSDFTVDVVHETLLRSRLAKIAVGDRVNLERATAVGDRLGGHIMQGHVDGTGVFLNRDESGLTRFALPGGLSRYIVEKGSIAVDGISLTVTGVTNDEFSVALIPTTLELTTLGRAEPGDLVNLEVDVLAKYVEKLAAPHLPGRAEDNGARAGSQEDA; this is translated from the coding sequence ATGTTCACCGGAATCGTCGAGGAACTGGGCGAAATCACCGCGGTCGAGCAGGTGCCCAACGCCGCGCGGCTCACGGCGCGGGGGCCCATCGTGACCTCGGACGCCAAGCACGGCGATTCGATCGCGGTCAGCGGCGTGTGCCTGACCGTGGTGGACGTGTTCGGCTCCGACTTCACCGTCGACGTGGTGCACGAGACGCTGCTGCGGTCCCGGCTGGCCAAGATCGCCGTCGGCGACCGGGTGAACCTGGAGCGGGCCACCGCGGTCGGGGACCGGCTCGGCGGGCACATCATGCAGGGCCACGTCGACGGCACGGGCGTGTTCCTCAACCGTGACGAGTCCGGGCTGACCCGCTTCGCGCTGCCCGGGGGCCTGTCCCGCTACATCGTGGAGAAGGGCTCGATCGCCGTCGACGGCATCTCCCTCACCGTGACGGGTGTGACGAACGACGAGTTCTCCGTGGCGCTGATTCCGACGACACTGGAACTGACCACCCTCGGCCGCGCCGAGCCGGGCGATCTGGTGAACCTCGAGGTGGACGTGCTCGCCAAGTACGTGGAAAAGCTCGCGGCGCCGCACCTGCCCGGCCGCGCGGAGGACAATGGGGCCCGGGCGGGTTCACAGGAGGACGCATGA
- a CDS encoding bifunctional 3,4-dihydroxy-2-butanone-4-phosphate synthase/GTP cyclohydrolase II, which translates to MSAGTPCGAGVPADTVGIEKAIADIAAGRPVVVVDDEDRENEGDLIFAAEKATPELLAFMVRYTSGYVCVALTEEDCNRLDLPPMYHTNQDQRGTAYTVTVDAAEGITTGISAADRAHTTRLLADPKSQAGDFRRPGHVVPLRAKEGGVLRRPGHTEASVDLARMAGLHPAGVLCEIVSQKDEGDMARRDELEVFASDHDLQIITIADLIAYRRRHEKQVERVAEARIPLNAGVFRAVGYDSLLDGIEHVAFVYGDIGDGEDILVRVHSECLTGDVFGSLRCDCGPQLEAALQIVADEGRGVVLYIRGHEGRGIGLLHKLQAYQLQDLGADTVDANLALGVPADARDYGTGAQILCDLGVRSMRLLTNNPAKRIGLEGYGLQITGRVPLPISPNPENLRYLRTKRDRMGHDLSNLEEFDQVGADLDARNGNGAAQ; encoded by the coding sequence ATGAGTGCAGGGACGCCGTGTGGCGCCGGGGTGCCGGCCGACACCGTCGGCATCGAGAAAGCGATCGCCGACATCGCGGCCGGGCGGCCGGTGGTCGTCGTGGACGACGAGGACCGCGAGAACGAGGGCGACCTGATCTTCGCGGCCGAGAAGGCCACGCCCGAACTGCTGGCCTTCATGGTGCGCTACACCTCGGGATACGTGTGCGTGGCGCTCACAGAGGAGGACTGCAACCGGCTCGACCTGCCGCCGATGTACCACACGAACCAGGACCAGCGCGGCACCGCGTACACGGTCACGGTGGACGCGGCCGAGGGCATCACGACCGGTATCTCCGCCGCCGACCGCGCCCACACCACGAGGCTGCTGGCCGACCCGAAGTCGCAGGCCGGTGACTTCCGCAGGCCCGGGCACGTCGTGCCGCTGCGAGCGAAGGAGGGCGGCGTGCTGCGCCGTCCCGGGCACACCGAGGCATCGGTCGATCTGGCCCGGATGGCCGGCCTGCACCCCGCCGGTGTGCTGTGCGAGATCGTCTCCCAGAAGGACGAGGGAGACATGGCGCGCCGCGACGAGCTGGAGGTGTTCGCCTCCGACCACGACCTGCAGATCATCACGATCGCCGACCTGATCGCCTACCGCCGCCGCCACGAGAAGCAGGTCGAGCGGGTCGCCGAGGCGCGCATCCCGCTCAACGCCGGGGTCTTCCGGGCGGTCGGGTACGACAGCCTGCTCGACGGCATCGAGCACGTCGCGTTCGTCTACGGCGACATCGGCGACGGTGAGGACATCCTGGTGCGGGTGCACTCGGAGTGCCTGACCGGTGACGTGTTCGGCTCGCTGCGCTGCGACTGCGGGCCGCAGCTGGAGGCGGCGCTGCAGATCGTCGCCGACGAGGGCCGCGGCGTCGTGCTCTACATCCGCGGCCACGAGGGCCGCGGCATCGGACTGCTGCACAAACTGCAGGCCTACCAGCTGCAGGACCTGGGCGCGGACACGGTGGACGCGAACCTGGCGCTCGGCGTGCCCGCGGACGCGCGCGACTACGGCACCGGCGCGCAGATCCTGTGCGATCTGGGCGTGCGTTCGATGCGGCTGCTGACCAACAACCCGGCCAAGCGGATCGGGCTGGAGGGCTACGGGCTGCAGATCACCGGGCGGGTGCCGCTGCCGATCTCGCCGAACCCGGAGAACCTGCGGTACCTGCGCACCAAGCGGGACCGGATGGGGCACGACCTGTCCAACCTCGAGGAGTTCGACCAGGTCGGGGCCGATCTGGACGCACGGAACGGGAACGGGGCGGCGCAGTGA
- the ribH gene encoding 6,7-dimethyl-8-ribityllumazine synthase: MSGEGRPDVELDLSECENLRLGIVATRWHAKITDALLDSALTAARDAKLSEEPTVVRVAGAVELPVAAQALARTHDAVVALGVVIRGGTPHFEYVCDAVTAGLTRVALDESTPVGNGVLTCDTEQQALDRAGLPGSAEDKGREATQAALDAAHVLRSLRQPWTDRKFV, from the coding sequence GTGAGTGGTGAAGGTCGTCCGGACGTCGAGCTCGATCTGAGCGAGTGCGAGAACCTGCGGCTGGGCATCGTGGCGACGCGGTGGCACGCGAAGATCACCGACGCGCTGCTGGACAGCGCGCTCACCGCGGCGCGTGACGCGAAGCTGTCCGAGGAGCCGACGGTGGTGCGCGTCGCGGGCGCGGTGGAGCTGCCGGTGGCGGCGCAGGCGCTGGCCCGCACGCACGACGCGGTGGTCGCGCTCGGTGTGGTGATCCGGGGCGGCACCCCGCATTTCGAGTACGTGTGCGACGCGGTCACGGCCGGCCTGACCCGGGTCGCGCTGGACGAGAGCACGCCGGTCGGCAACGGCGTGCTGACCTGCGACACCGAGCAGCAGGCGCTGGACCGCGCCGGCCTGCCAGGGTCGGCGGAGGACAAGGGCCGCGAGGCCACACAGGCCGCGCTGGACGCGGCGCACGTGCTGCGCTCGCTGCGGCAGCCGTGGACGGATCGGAAGTTCGTGTGA
- a CDS encoding PH domain-containing protein yields the protein MSSILAVFLLAVFVAVAILLRGSDTGVIFQRSDQIAMVFIGVLLAAATMLFATPRVRADADGVQVRNVLVGRRFSWLDVLSVSFPDGASFARLELPEDEYYAMLAIQAVDRDRAVEAVRALRRLHKAAWAAQD from the coding sequence ATGTCGTCGATCCTGGCGGTGTTCCTGCTCGCGGTGTTCGTGGCCGTGGCGATCCTGCTGCGTGGCTCGGACACCGGCGTGATCTTCCAGCGGTCGGACCAGATCGCGATGGTGTTCATCGGCGTGCTCCTGGCCGCCGCGACGATGCTGTTCGCGACTCCGCGCGTCCGGGCGGACGCGGACGGTGTGCAGGTGCGCAACGTCCTCGTGGGGCGCCGGTTCAGCTGGCTGGACGTGCTGTCGGTGAGCTTCCCGGACGGCGCCTCGTTCGCCCGGCTGGAGCTCCCGGAGGACGAGTACTACGCGATGCTCGCGATCCAGGCCGTGGACCGTGACCGCGCCGTCGAAGCGGTCCGCGCCCTGCGCCGCCTGCACAAAGCGGCCTGGGCCGCGCAGGATTGA
- a CDS encoding exodeoxyribonuclease III: MRIATWNVNSVTARLPKLLSWLETAAPDVVCLQELKCATEAFPAEVADAGYEVAAYGTGRWNGVAILSRAGLADVRRGLDGEPTFDDASEPRAIGATCGGVRVWSVYVPNGREVAHPHYEYKLRWLDALRATVVAETADDRPFAVLGDFNIAPTDSDVWDITLFDGMTHVTEAERAALAALRDAGLDEVLPRALKYDTPYTYWDYRQLAFPKNNGMRIDLVYGSAKFTGSVSDAYVDREARKGKGTSDHAPVVVDLTV; this comes from the coding sequence ATGCGCATCGCCACCTGGAACGTCAACTCCGTCACCGCGCGGCTGCCGAAGCTGCTGTCCTGGCTGGAGACCGCCGCGCCGGACGTGGTGTGCCTGCAGGAGCTGAAATGCGCGACGGAGGCGTTCCCCGCCGAGGTCGCCGACGCGGGCTACGAGGTCGCCGCCTACGGCACGGGCCGGTGGAACGGGGTCGCGATCCTGTCCAGGGCCGGCCTGGCGGACGTCCGGCGCGGCCTGGACGGCGAGCCGACGTTCGACGACGCCTCCGAGCCGCGCGCGATCGGCGCGACCTGCGGCGGCGTGCGGGTGTGGTCGGTGTACGTGCCCAACGGGCGGGAGGTGGCGCACCCGCACTACGAGTACAAGCTGCGGTGGCTGGACGCGCTGCGCGCCACGGTCGTGGCGGAGACGGCCGACGACCGGCCGTTCGCGGTGCTGGGCGACTTCAACATCGCGCCGACCGACTCCGACGTCTGGGACATCACGCTGTTCGACGGCATGACCCACGTGACGGAGGCGGAACGCGCCGCGCTGGCGGCGCTGCGCGACGCGGGCCTGGACGAGGTGCTGCCGCGTGCCCTCAAGTACGACACGCCCTACACGTACTGGGACTACCGGCAGCTGGCGTTCCCGAAGAACAACGGGATGCGCATCGACCTGGTGTACGGGTCGGCGAAGTTCACCGGCTCGGTGAGCGACGCCTACGTGGACCGGGAGGCCCGCAAGGGCAAGGGCACCTCCGACCACGCCCCCGTGGTGGTCGACCTGACGGTCTGA
- the uvrC gene encoding excinuclease ABC subunit UvrC translates to MADPSTYRPSPGSIPDEPGVYKFRDATRRVIYVGKAKSLRSRLNSYFADLSGLHPRTRQMVTTAAGVEWTVVTTEVEALQLEYNWIKEFDPRFNVRYRDDKSYPVLAVTLHEEFPRLHVYRGPRKKGVRYFGPYAHAWAIRETLDLLLRVFPARTCSSGVFRRHGQIGRPCLLGYIDKCSAPCVGRVSADEHRRIVEDFCDFLSGRTDAMVRKLERDMAEAAESLEFEKAARLRDDIGALRRAMEKQAVVLGDGTDADLVAFAHDELEAAVQVFHVRGGRVRGQRGWVVDKADEMGVPELVEQFLTQFYGEQVELAEQGTDLGTPVPREVLVPELPADPEAMTEWLSGLRGSRVQLRVPQRGDKRALAETVERNAQEAFQQHKLRRAGDLTARSAALAELQEHLGLDSAPLRIECVDISHTQGTDVVASLVVFEDGIARKSEYRRFALREAATEGDVASIAEVVRRRFARYQTETQEGLAGDKPGIDPETGRPRKFAYPPNLLVVDGAGPQATAAADVLAEMGITDIAVVGLAKRLEEVWLPGDPDPAILPRTSEALYLLQRVRDEAHRFAIAYHRQKRAKRVQVSALDGVPGLGQARRAALIKHFGSVKRLKEAGVDEIAEVPGVGKRTAEAIFAALASPGESEKK, encoded by the coding sequence GTGGCTGATCCGTCCACCTACCGTCCCTCGCCGGGGAGCATCCCGGACGAGCCCGGCGTGTACAAGTTCCGCGACGCGACCAGGCGGGTCATCTACGTCGGCAAGGCCAAGAGCCTGCGCAGCAGGCTGAACTCCTACTTCGCCGACCTGTCCGGGCTGCATCCGCGCACCCGGCAGATGGTGACCACCGCGGCGGGCGTCGAGTGGACCGTCGTGACCACCGAGGTCGAGGCTCTCCAGCTGGAGTACAACTGGATCAAGGAGTTCGACCCGCGGTTCAACGTCCGCTACCGCGACGACAAGTCCTACCCGGTGCTGGCGGTCACGCTGCACGAGGAGTTCCCGCGGCTGCACGTCTACCGCGGCCCGCGCAAGAAGGGCGTGCGGTACTTCGGCCCGTACGCGCACGCCTGGGCGATCCGCGAGACGCTGGACCTGCTGCTGCGGGTGTTCCCGGCGCGCACGTGCTCCAGCGGCGTGTTCCGGCGGCACGGCCAGATCGGGCGGCCGTGCCTGCTCGGCTACATCGACAAGTGCTCCGCGCCCTGTGTGGGCCGGGTGAGCGCCGACGAGCACCGCCGGATCGTGGAGGACTTCTGCGACTTCCTCTCCGGCCGGACCGACGCGATGGTCCGCAAGCTCGAACGCGACATGGCCGAGGCCGCCGAATCGCTGGAGTTCGAGAAGGCCGCGCGGCTGCGCGACGACATCGGCGCGCTGCGGCGCGCGATGGAGAAGCAGGCCGTGGTGCTCGGCGACGGCACGGACGCCGACCTCGTCGCCTTCGCCCATGACGAGCTGGAGGCCGCCGTCCAGGTCTTCCACGTGCGCGGCGGCCGGGTCCGCGGTCAGCGGGGCTGGGTGGTCGACAAGGCCGACGAGATGGGCGTGCCCGAGCTGGTCGAGCAGTTCCTCACCCAGTTCTACGGCGAGCAGGTCGAGCTGGCCGAGCAGGGCACCGACCTGGGCACGCCGGTGCCGCGCGAGGTGCTGGTGCCGGAGCTGCCCGCCGACCCCGAGGCGATGACCGAGTGGCTGTCCGGCCTGCGCGGCTCCCGCGTGCAGCTGCGGGTGCCGCAGCGCGGCGACAAGCGGGCGCTGGCCGAGACCGTGGAGCGCAACGCGCAGGAGGCGTTCCAGCAGCACAAGCTGCGCCGCGCGGGCGACCTGACCGCGCGCTCGGCCGCGCTGGCCGAGCTGCAGGAGCACCTGGGCCTGGACAGCGCGCCGTTGCGCATCGAATGCGTCGACATCAGCCACACGCAGGGCACCGACGTGGTGGCCTCGCTCGTGGTGTTCGAGGACGGCATCGCCCGCAAGTCGGAGTACCGCCGGTTCGCGTTGCGGGAGGCCGCCACCGAAGGCGATGTCGCCTCGATCGCCGAGGTGGTGCGGCGCCGGTTCGCCCGCTACCAGACCGAAACGCAGGAGGGCCTGGCGGGCGACAAACCGGGCATCGACCCGGAGACGGGGCGGCCGCGCAAGTTCGCCTACCCGCCGAACCTGCTGGTGGTCGACGGCGCGGGCCCGCAGGCGACCGCGGCGGCGGACGTGCTGGCCGAGATGGGCATCACCGACATCGCCGTGGTGGGCCTGGCGAAGCGGCTGGAGGAGGTATGGCTGCCCGGCGATCCCGATCCCGCGATCCTGCCCCGCACCTCCGAGGCCCTGTACCTGTTGCAGCGGGTGCGGGACGAGGCGCACCGCTTCGCCATCGCCTACCACCGGCAGAAGCGGGCCAAGCGCGTGCAGGTGTCCGCTTTGGACGGTGTGCCGGGGCTGGGGCAGGCGCGGCGGGCCGCGCTGATCAAGCACTTCGGTTCGGTGAAACGGCTGAAGGAAGCAGGGGTGGACGAGATCGCCGAGGTGCCGGGCGTGGGGAAACGCACCGCCGAGGCGATTTTCGCCGCGTTGGCGTCACCAGGGGAGTCGGAGAAGAAGTGA
- the rapZ gene encoding RNase adapter RapZ codes for MEVAVVTGLSGAGRSTAAKCLEDLGWFVVDNLPPELIATMVELGAQARGAITKVAVVMDVRSRAFTDDLSSIIKDLDARGYKPRVLFLEATDAVLVRRFEQVRRGHPLQGDGRLIDGITAERAMLAPLREEADLVLETSALSVHDLRAKIEDAFGTESATQTRVTVLSFGYKYGLPMDADLVMDVRFLPNPFWIPELRDHTGLDAEVRNYVLSQEGAEEFLDRYHQLLRLIGAGYRREGKRYLTLAVGCTGGKHRSVAISEELSRLLSNEDGMAVKVIHRDLGRE; via the coding sequence ATGGAGGTGGCGGTGGTGACCGGTCTGTCCGGGGCCGGCCGCAGCACCGCCGCGAAGTGCCTGGAGGATCTGGGCTGGTTCGTGGTGGACAACCTGCCGCCCGAGCTGATCGCCACCATGGTCGAGCTGGGGGCGCAGGCCCGTGGCGCGATCACGAAGGTCGCGGTGGTGATGGACGTGCGCTCACGCGCGTTCACCGACGACCTGTCGTCGATCATCAAGGACCTCGACGCCCGGGGGTACAAGCCGCGGGTGCTGTTCCTGGAGGCCACCGACGCGGTGCTGGTGCGCCGGTTCGAGCAGGTGCGCCGCGGCCACCCGCTGCAGGGCGACGGGCGGCTCATCGACGGCATCACCGCGGAGCGCGCGATGCTCGCGCCGCTGCGCGAGGAGGCGGACCTGGTGCTGGAGACCTCCGCACTGTCGGTGCACGACCTGCGCGCCAAGATCGAGGACGCGTTCGGCACCGAATCGGCCACGCAGACCCGGGTCACCGTGCTGTCCTTCGGCTACAAGTACGGCCTGCCGATGGACGCCGATCTCGTCATGGACGTGCGGTTCCTGCCGAACCCGTTCTGGATCCCGGAGTTGCGCGACCACACCGGCCTGGACGCGGAGGTGCGCAACTACGTGCTGTCGCAGGAGGGCGCCGAGGAGTTCCTCGACCGCTACCACCAGCTGCTGCGCCTGATCGGTGCCGGCTACCGGCGGGAGGGCAAGCGGTACCTGACGCTGGCCGTGGGCTGCACGGGGGGCAAGCACCGGAGTGTCGCCATCTCCGAGGAGCTGTCCAGGCTGTTGTCCAATGAGGACGGTATGGCGGTGAAGGTGATCCACCGGGACCTGGGACGCGAGTGA
- a CDS encoding gluconeogenesis factor YvcK family protein, producing the protein MRAVALGGGHGLHATLRALRRLTTDVTAVVTVADDGGSSGRLRRELGSLPPGDLRQALSALAIAETGESLWAEVFQHRFGGNGALAGHAVGNLLLAGLFEVMGDPVAALDEARRLLGVSGRVLPMSPEPLEIEAEVSGLDDDGSLRRIRGQVAVASTPGRVERITLRTPQRPGGEPSACEEAVRAVLDAEVVFLGPGSWFTSVLPHLLVPALHDALLRTTATKIVVLNLVPQPGETAGFSPERHLDVLFQHAPALRADVVIADRDSVPAPVCLREAAGRLGATALLADVADPDREGVHDPDALASCVREALGLRETEGRKG; encoded by the coding sequence CTGCGCGCGGTCGCGCTGGGCGGCGGGCACGGGCTGCACGCGACGCTGAGGGCGTTGCGGCGCCTGACCACGGACGTCACCGCGGTGGTCACGGTCGCCGACGACGGTGGTTCGTCCGGGCGGTTGCGCCGTGAGCTGGGGTCGCTGCCGCCGGGGGATCTGCGGCAGGCGCTGTCCGCGCTCGCGATCGCCGAGACGGGTGAGTCGCTGTGGGCGGAGGTGTTCCAGCACCGTTTCGGTGGCAACGGCGCGCTCGCCGGGCACGCGGTCGGCAACCTGCTGCTGGCCGGGTTGTTCGAGGTGATGGGCGATCCGGTGGCGGCGCTGGACGAGGCGCGGCGGTTGCTGGGCGTGTCCGGCCGGGTGCTGCCGATGTCGCCGGAGCCGCTGGAGATCGAGGCGGAGGTGTCCGGGCTCGACGACGACGGGTCGCTGCGCCGGATCCGCGGTCAGGTCGCGGTGGCGAGCACACCCGGCCGGGTCGAGCGGATCACGTTGCGCACGCCGCAACGGCCGGGCGGGGAGCCCTCGGCGTGCGAGGAGGCGGTGCGTGCGGTGCTGGACGCCGAGGTGGTGTTCCTGGGCCCGGGTTCGTGGTTCACGAGCGTCCTGCCGCACCTGCTGGTGCCCGCGTTGCACGACGCGTTGCTGCGTACCACGGCGACGAAGATCGTGGTACTGAACCTGGTCCCGCAGCCGGGTGAGACGGCGGGGTTCTCACCCGAACGGCACTTGGACGTACTCTTCCAGCACGCGCCGGCGCTGCGGGCGGATGTGGTGATCGCGGACCGGGACTCGGTTCCGGCTCCGGTCTGTCTGCGGGAGGCGGCGGGACGGCTGGGGGCCACGGCGCTCCTGGCCGATGTCGCGGATCCGGATCGCGAGGGAGTGCACGATCCGGATGCGCTGGCGAGCTGTGTGCGGGAAGCTCTCGGTCTGCGCGAGACCGAGGGCCGGAAAGGGTAG
- the whiA gene encoding DNA-binding protein WhiA encodes MAMTAAVKDELSRLQLTKIGPRRSEVASMLRFAGGLHIVGGRVVVEAELDTGSVARRLRKEIHELYGHHSDVHVLSAGGLRKTTRYIVRVVQDGESLARQTGLIDQRGRPVRGLPAAVVSGGIADAEAAWRGAFLAHGSLTEPGRSSSLEVTCPGPEAALALVGAARRMGIQAKSREVRGADRVVVRDGDAIGALLTRLGAHASVLQWEERRMRREVRATANRLANFDDANLRRSARAAVAAAARVGRALDILADTAPEHLLAAGRLRLDNRQASLEELGQLADPPMTKDAVAGRIRRLLAMADKRAKELNIPDTESAVTPDMLEEESV; translated from the coding sequence ATGGCGATGACCGCCGCCGTGAAGGACGAGCTCAGCAGGCTGCAGCTCACGAAGATCGGGCCGCGCCGGTCCGAAGTCGCGTCGATGCTGCGCTTCGCCGGTGGCCTGCACATCGTGGGGGGACGGGTGGTGGTGGAGGCCGAGCTCGACACGGGTTCGGTCGCGCGACGGCTACGCAAGGAGATCCACGAGCTGTACGGCCACCATTCGGATGTGCACGTGCTGTCCGCGGGCGGCCTGCGGAAGACGACCCGGTACATCGTCCGGGTGGTTCAGGACGGGGAGAGCCTGGCGCGGCAGACGGGTTTGATCGACCAGCGCGGCCGCCCGGTGCGTGGCCTGCCCGCCGCGGTGGTGTCCGGCGGGATCGCCGACGCCGAGGCCGCGTGGCGTGGCGCGTTCCTGGCGCACGGTTCCCTGACGGAGCCCGGCCGTTCGAGTTCGCTGGAGGTCACCTGCCCCGGCCCGGAAGCGGCACTCGCGCTGGTCGGTGCCGCCCGCCGGATGGGCATCCAGGCGAAGTCCCGCGAGGTGCGGGGAGCCGACCGGGTCGTGGTCCGGGACGGCGACGCGATCGGTGCCCTGCTGACGCGCCTGGGTGCGCACGCGAGCGTCCTGCAGTGGGAGGAACGCCGGATGCGCCGCGAGGTGCGCGCGACGGCCAACCGGCTCGCCAACTTCGACGACGCCAACCTGCGCCGTTCCGCCAGGGCAGCCGTCGCCGCGGCCGCCAGGGTCGGCCGGGCGCTGGACATCCTCGCCGACACGGCACCGGAACACCTCCTGGCGGCGGGTCGTCTGCGGTTGGACAACCGCCAGGCCAGCCTGGAGGAACTCGGCCAGCTCGCCGACCCCCCGATGACGAAGGACGCGGTCGCCGGCCGAATCCGAAGGTTGCTGGCGATGGCCGACAAGCGGGCGAAAGAGTTGAACATCCCGGACACCGAAAGCGCCGTCACCCCGGACATGCTCGAAGAGGAAAGCGTTTAG